The Streptomyces kanamyceticus genome window below encodes:
- a CDS encoding serine/threonine-protein kinase, producing the protein MQGLLLAGRYRLGESIGRGGMGRVWRAQDEVLHRAVAVKELTAAQFVQEADRAVLFARTQTEARAAARINHPAVVTVHDVVQYDDRPWIVMELVVGRSLADAVKDDGRVDPVEAARIGLWTLKALRAAHAAGVLHRDVKPGNVLLADDRRILLTDFGIAAIEGDSTITRTGEVVGSVDYLAPERVSGANPGPASDLWALGATLYTAVEGNSPFRRTSPLGTMQAVVTEEPSPPEHAGALAPIISALLSKDPAARPSAEDAEAMLAEAAEGRRPHQAQAYVPTQVHPSAGTPGGTSAGTSAGTYGQGQTPTAYGQGQTSTAHPQQQQGHGHTVVGGTGSDGASSRERRRWPARIALVVVAALLGGAGVFGYLHYADEGSGAGAGAGADDGGPGTDVGGIPKEWKRVNDPAGFSLRLPKNWNREVDGSQIDYTPDGGRRFLRIGVDRAPTFDSPYTHQLALEKGLRVKLPAYKRLDLNSNTFRDRPGALWQFSWTAGANDTTAGPRRAISQTYISRDGVEYAIYMSAPAQGWETTREQFDAMLQGWRERKVN; encoded by the coding sequence ATGCAGGGCCTGCTCCTCGCGGGCCGCTACCGACTCGGTGAGTCCATCGGCCGCGGTGGCATGGGACGGGTGTGGCGCGCGCAGGACGAGGTGCTGCACCGTGCCGTCGCCGTCAAGGAACTGACGGCCGCGCAGTTCGTGCAGGAGGCCGACCGCGCGGTCCTCTTCGCGCGCACCCAGACCGAGGCGCGGGCCGCCGCCCGGATCAACCATCCCGCGGTCGTCACCGTCCACGACGTGGTGCAGTACGACGACCGGCCCTGGATCGTGATGGAGCTGGTCGTGGGGCGCTCGCTCGCGGACGCCGTCAAGGACGACGGCCGCGTCGACCCCGTCGAGGCCGCCCGCATCGGCCTGTGGACCCTGAAGGCGCTGCGCGCCGCGCACGCCGCCGGAGTCCTGCACCGCGACGTCAAGCCCGGCAACGTCCTGCTCGCCGACGACCGGCGCATCCTGCTCACCGACTTCGGGATCGCCGCGATCGAGGGCGACTCGACGATCACGCGGACCGGCGAGGTCGTGGGCTCCGTCGACTATCTGGCGCCCGAGCGGGTCAGCGGCGCCAACCCCGGGCCCGCGTCCGACTTGTGGGCGCTCGGCGCCACGCTGTACACGGCGGTCGAGGGCAACTCCCCGTTCCGGCGCACCTCGCCGCTCGGCACCATGCAGGCCGTGGTCACCGAGGAGCCGTCGCCGCCCGAGCACGCGGGGGCCCTCGCGCCGATCATCAGCGCGCTCCTGAGCAAGGACCCGGCGGCCAGGCCGAGCGCGGAGGACGCCGAGGCGATGCTGGCCGAGGCGGCGGAGGGGCGCAGGCCGCACCAGGCGCAGGCGTACGTGCCGACGCAGGTGCATCCGTCCGCAGGGACGCCCGGGGGAACCTCCGCCGGAACATCCGCCGGGACGTACGGGCAGGGGCAGACGCCCACCGCGTACGGGCAGGGGCAGACCTCGACCGCGCATCCGCAGCAGCAACAGGGCCACGGGCACACCGTCGTCGGCGGCACGGGCTCCGACGGTGCCTCCTCGCGCGAGCGGCGCCGCTGGCCCGCGCGCATCGCCCTCGTCGTGGTGGCCGCGCTGCTCGGCGGCGCCGGTGTCTTCGGCTATCTGCACTACGCGGACGAGGGTTCGGGCGCGGGAGCCGGGGCAGGGGCGGACGACGGCGGTCCGGGTACGGACGTGGGCGGCATCCCCAAGGAGTGGAAGCGGGTGAACGACCCGGCGGGCTTCAGCCTGCGACTGCCCAAGAACTGGAACCGCGAGGTCGACGGCAGCCAGATCGACTACACGCCCGACGGCGGCCGCCGCTTCCTGCGCATAGGCGTCGACAGGGCTCCGACGTTCGACAGCCCCTACACGCACCAGCTGGCCCTGGAGAAGGGCCTGCGGGTCAAGCTCCCCGCGTACAAACGGCTCGATCTGAACTCCAACACCTTCCGCGACCGGCCGGGCGCGCTGTGGCAGTTCAGCTGGACGGCGGGTGCCAACGACACGACCGCGGGGCCG
- a CDS encoding protein kinase encodes MEDYAGRVLADRYRLPLPPSDEYELAESRAFDTYSGQEVLVRQVPLPEIVEAEVLDEEVPHDLPAGFVPRAGATAGSGVRRASARTTRSPTDPAVRRAMEAAQSAAQIPDHPRLDQVFDVFAEGGSLWIVSELVAARPLAALLADQPLSPYRAAEVAADVLAALRVLHGHGWVHRNITARTVLICDDGRVMLTGLAAGAAEEALCGYDPRPEEEGEATGSAGSVGNVAAYGSGGGGEGGFGDGLGEPDQGGDEGWSGDGSGDGSGRSGSRGLPLYRDQIGYPGQDRGQDQGQDLGQEQGQRQGHRGRGRSGDVEIEPAPESAGLPPGDARAARAGAIAAYRAGARAAARLDDEEPSVPGRISDPYGVAGVAKPWHGAVPRHRNQGAAQDSSQGISPERAYESGYESGYESGYESGPLTPEPLPSEPPTPAPLAPDATARRGPTTALAAERARHARMVVVGAVTERWAPEQAGPVHENWQLAAPIGPATDLWALGALLFRAVQGHAPYPEDSTTELVQMVCAEPPAFAEECGPLRPVVESLLRQDPTDRLDFEELGGWLRSLVRSAPEPEAGAHVVPVPPYDAGRLPVVRRRGEVVRKRRSAVPATTGQEHGRHKHKRGRGRGQGKEVKAARAPRAPREARAPKEARLSETRLRETGPRRSRPGAPRPGSGARPRSLGRLLLIAILVGLVAAVAYAMLFMPKSGDRTSDGRTGSAGEVSSGPGTDGGDDKPDGRPSDGEKPDGKPKDKPTRTKNPGSQEPQTTDPDLPRGFALRKDTEGFRVAVASGWDREPKNGRGQVLYTHGDFELLLVPGRDGTDSYGSDPMKYQREHERELQPFRDSSWATSSGMRRIDVGGRAMAEGQFTWQDAEGREVFVRNLAMVVGGKYHVVQVRGPEAERDEVTRLYEQASTTYQVVG; translated from the coding sequence GTGGAGGACTATGCGGGACGGGTGCTCGCCGACCGCTACCGCCTGCCGCTGCCGCCTTCGGATGAGTACGAGCTCGCCGAGTCGCGTGCGTTCGACACGTACAGCGGTCAGGAAGTCCTGGTCAGGCAGGTGCCGTTGCCCGAGATCGTCGAGGCGGAAGTGCTCGACGAGGAGGTGCCGCACGATCTGCCCGCGGGGTTCGTGCCGCGGGCGGGGGCGACGGCCGGGAGCGGCGTGCGGCGGGCATCGGCGCGTACGACGCGCAGTCCCACGGATCCCGCGGTCCGCCGCGCCATGGAGGCGGCGCAGTCCGCCGCGCAGATACCGGACCATCCGCGGCTCGACCAGGTCTTCGACGTGTTCGCCGAGGGCGGCTCGCTGTGGATAGTGAGCGAGTTGGTGGCGGCGAGGCCGCTGGCCGCGCTGCTCGCCGACCAGCCGCTGAGTCCGTACCGGGCGGCGGAGGTCGCGGCGGACGTGCTCGCCGCGCTGCGGGTCCTTCACGGACACGGCTGGGTGCACCGGAACATCACCGCGCGCACGGTGTTGATATGCGATGACGGCCGGGTGATGCTGACGGGCCTCGCGGCGGGCGCGGCCGAGGAGGCGCTGTGCGGGTACGACCCGCGCCCCGAGGAGGAGGGCGAGGCGACCGGTTCGGCCGGGTCCGTCGGGAACGTCGCCGCGTACGGGAGCGGGGGCGGGGGCGAGGGCGGGTTCGGGGACGGGTTAGGGGAGCCGGACCAGGGCGGGGACGAGGGCTGGAGCGGGGACGGGAGCGGGGACGGAAGCGGGCGGTCAGGGAGCCGAGGGCTGCCCTTGTACCGGGACCAGATCGGGTATCCCGGCCAGGATCGGGGCCAGGACCAAGGACAGGATCTCGGCCAGGAACAGGGGCAGCGGCAGGGGCATCGCGGCCGGGGCCGGTCCGGGGACGTGGAGATCGAGCCAGCCCCGGAGTCCGCGGGGCTGCCGCCGGGTGACGCGCGGGCCGCGCGGGCCGGGGCCATCGCGGCGTACCGCGCGGGGGCACGGGCCGCGGCGCGGCTGGACGACGAAGAGCCTTCCGTGCCCGGACGGATCTCGGATCCCTATGGGGTCGCGGGCGTCGCGAAACCCTGGCACGGGGCGGTGCCGCGGCACCGTAACCAGGGGGCCGCGCAGGACAGTTCTCAGGGCATTTCCCCTGAGCGCGCGTACGAGTCCGGGTACGAGTCCGGGTACGAGTCTGGATACGAATCCGGCCCACTGACCCCCGAACCTCTGCCCTCCGAGCCGCCGACGCCTGCCCCCCTGGCCCCCGACGCCACCGCCCGCCGCGGCCCCACCACCGCGCTCGCCGCCGAGCGCGCCCGGCACGCGCGCATGGTCGTCGTCGGAGCCGTCACCGAGCGCTGGGCGCCCGAGCAGGCCGGGCCCGTCCACGAGAACTGGCAGCTCGCCGCGCCCATCGGACCCGCCACCGACCTGTGGGCACTCGGTGCCCTGCTCTTCCGTGCGGTGCAGGGGCACGCGCCGTACCCGGAGGACAGTACGACCGAGCTCGTGCAGATGGTGTGCGCGGAGCCGCCCGCCTTCGCCGAGGAGTGCGGGCCGCTGCGGCCCGTCGTCGAGTCGCTGCTGCGCCAGGACCCGACCGACCGGCTCGACTTCGAGGAGCTGGGCGGCTGGCTGCGCTCGCTGGTGCGGTCGGCGCCGGAGCCGGAGGCGGGGGCGCACGTCGTGCCGGTGCCGCCGTACGACGCGGGCAGGCTGCCCGTCGTACGGCGCCGTGGCGAGGTCGTGCGCAAGCGGCGGTCCGCCGTGCCCGCCACCACCGGGCAGGAGCACGGTCGGCACAAGCACAAGCGAGGCAGGGGCAGAGGTCAGGGCAAGGAGGTCAAGGCCGCCCGGGCACCGCGGGCGCCCCGGGAGGCCAGGGCGCCCAAGGAGGCTCGGCTGAGCGAGACCCGGCTGCGGGAGACAGGCCCGCGCAGGTCGAGGCCGGGCGCGCCGCGGCCCGGCAGCGGGGCGCGGCCCCGTTCGCTCGGGCGGCTGCTGCTGATCGCCATCCTGGTGGGGCTCGTCGCGGCCGTCGCGTACGCCATGTTGTTCATGCCCAAGTCTGGTGACCGCACCTCGGACGGGCGCACCGGCTCGGCGGGTGAGGTCAGTTCGGGGCCGGGCACGGACGGTGGCGACGACAAGCCGGACGGGCGGCCGAGCGACGGGGAGAAGCCGGACGGCAAGCCCAAGGACAAGCCGACCAGGACCAAGAACCCCGGCTCGCAGGAGCCGCAGACCACCGACCCCGATCTGCCCCGCGGGTTCGCGCTGCGCAAGGACACCGAGGGTTTCCGGGTCGCCGTCGCCAGCGGCTGGGACCGGGAGCCCAAGAACGGCCGGGGGCAGGTCCTTTACACGCACGGTGACTTCGAGCTGCTCCTGGTCCCGGGGCGGGACGGCACGGACAGCTACGGCAGCGACCCGATGAAGTACCAGCGCGAGCACGAGCGCGAGTTGCAGCCCTTCCGCGACTCGTCGTGGGCGACGTCCAGCGGGATGCGGCGGATCGACGTCGGCGGGCGGGCCATGGCCGAGGGGCAGTTCACCTGGCAGGACGCCGAGGGCCGCGAGGTCTTCGTACGCAATCTCGCGATGGTGGTCGGCGGGAAGTACCACGTGGTGCAGGTGCGCGGTCCCGAGGCGGAGCGGGACGAGGTGACGCGGCTGTACGAGCAGGCGTCGACCACCTATCAAGTCGTCGGCTGA
- a CDS encoding serine/threonine-protein kinase, with translation MSDAEQTGEARRDKSERLLAGRYRLGEVLGRGGMGTVWRAKDETLGRTVAVKELRFPSSIDEEEKRRLITRTLREAKAIARIRNTSAVTVYDVVDEDDRPWIVMELVEGKSLAEAIREDGLLTPRRAAEVGLAVLDVLRSAHREGILHRDVKPSNVLIAEDGRVVLTDFGIAQVEGDPSITSTGMLVGAPSYISPERARGHKPGPAADMWSLGGLLYAAVEGVPPYDKGSAIATLTAVMTEDVEQPQNAGPLEKVIYGLLAKDPEQRLDDVGARALLIDVIHAPEPKAEPEPVEATKVVPLPPVPGKRGLGKKGLGKGSGKGPGKGSGRGPGRKGLGGSGAAGSAAASSAAASAASPTASPSASPSASASSSAPPVPSAPPAVPAGPPASSAGVGAAGSSGTLGGRKAEEAADRVKGALRSVRKAAASATARGTGTGAGGTAVPPPPGASPRAPVKASLTDVVPRRTLVIASVVAVLAVLGTVLAFALGGDDKGSDKDSKGGDKAASSGATAGDGAKESEKGSDKGTGTGDDKGAGAESDKGDDPGKGDAKDKDEDEKKNKGKKPGDGAASTYKHGQGFSIGLPKGWKYQSTGSAGARFTGPNGQKLLVGWTTTPKDNPVADWKSQENYMVRSQYDRIRIEKVDYRDWNTADWEFTYADGGTKYRSIDRGFVVNGGLGYGMMYTAKADDWGSAERKGAWRTFTKTFEPKS, from the coding sequence ATGTCGGACGCGGAGCAGACGGGTGAGGCCCGTCGGGACAAGAGCGAACGTCTCCTCGCCGGCCGGTACCGGCTGGGAGAGGTGCTCGGCCGCGGTGGCATGGGCACTGTGTGGCGCGCCAAGGACGAGACGCTTGGCCGTACGGTCGCGGTGAAGGAGCTGCGGTTCCCATCGAGCATCGACGAGGAGGAGAAGCGGCGGCTCATCACGCGGACGCTGCGCGAGGCCAAGGCGATCGCGCGGATCCGCAACACCAGCGCCGTGACCGTCTACGACGTGGTCGACGAGGACGACCGGCCGTGGATCGTGATGGAGTTGGTCGAGGGCAAGTCGCTCGCGGAAGCGATCCGCGAGGACGGTCTTCTGACGCCGCGTCGGGCGGCCGAGGTCGGGCTCGCCGTGCTCGACGTCCTGCGCTCCGCGCACCGCGAGGGAATCCTGCACCGTGACGTGAAGCCGTCGAACGTGCTGATCGCGGAGGACGGCCGGGTCGTCCTGACCGACTTCGGCATCGCGCAGGTCGAGGGCGACCCGTCGATCACGTCCACCGGCATGCTCGTCGGCGCGCCGTCGTACATCTCGCCGGAGCGGGCGCGCGGGCACAAGCCGGGTCCCGCGGCCGACATGTGGTCGCTCGGCGGCCTGCTGTACGCGGCGGTGGAGGGCGTGCCGCCGTACGACAAGGGGTCGGCGATCGCGACCCTCACCGCGGTGATGACCGAGGACGTGGAACAGCCGCAGAACGCCGGTCCGTTGGAGAAGGTCATCTACGGCCTGCTCGCCAAGGACCCGGAGCAGCGGCTCGACGACGTGGGGGCGCGGGCGCTCCTGATCGACGTGATCCACGCGCCGGAGCCCAAGGCGGAGCCGGAGCCGGTCGAGGCGACCAAGGTGGTGCCGCTGCCGCCCGTTCCGGGCAAGAGGGGACTGGGCAAGAAGGGGCTGGGCAAGGGCTCGGGGAAGGGTCCGGGTAAGGGTTCGGGCAGAGGGCCGGGGAGGAAGGGGCTCGGCGGATCGGGCGCCGCCGGTTCTGCCGCGGCTTCCTCTGCCGCGGCGTCTGCCGCTTCTCCTACTGCTTCCCCTTCCGCTTCCCCTTCTGCTTCTGCTTCTTCTTCCGCCCCTCCGGTCCCTTCCGCTCCTCCCGCTGTTCCTGCCGGTCCTCCCGCGTCTTCCGCCGGCGTCGGCGCGGCCGGGTCCTCCGGGACGCTCGGTGGGCGCAAGGCCGAGGAGGCCGCCGACCGGGTGAAGGGGGCGCTGCGTTCGGTCCGCAAGGCCGCCGCCTCGGCGACCGCCCGGGGTACGGGTACCGGCGCGGGCGGCACCGCCGTGCCGCCGCCTCCGGGAGCCTCGCCGCGGGCGCCGGTCAAGGCGTCGCTCACCGATGTGGTGCCGCGCAGGACCCTGGTGATCGCTTCCGTGGTCGCCGTGCTCGCGGTCCTCGGGACGGTGCTCGCCTTCGCGCTCGGCGGCGACGACAAGGGCTCCGACAAGGACAGCAAGGGCGGCGACAAGGCCGCTTCCAGCGGGGCGACGGCCGGTGACGGTGCCAAGGAGTCCGAGAAGGGGTCCGACAAGGGCACCGGTACCGGCGACGACAAGGGCGCCGGCGCGGAATCGGACAAGGGCGACGACCCGGGCAAGGGCGACGCCAAGGACAAGGACGAGGACGAGAAGAAGAACAAGGGCAAGAAGCCGGGGGACGGCGCCGCGTCGACGTACAAGCACGGCCAGGGCTTCTCCATAGGCCTGCCCAAGGGCTGGAAGTACCAGTCCACGGGCAGCGCGGGCGCGCGCTTCACCGGGCCGAACGGGCAGAAGCTGCTCGTCGGTTGGACCACCACTCCCAAGGACAACCCGGTGGCCGACTGGAAGAGCCAGGAGAACTACATGGTGCGCTCCCAGTACGACCGGATCCGGATAGAGAAGGTGGACTACCGGGACTGGAACACGGCTGACTGGGAATTCACCTATGCCGACGGCGGCACCAAGTACCGGTCGATAGACCGTGGCTTCGTCGTCAACGGCGGGCTGGGCTACGGAATGATGTACACGGCCAAGGCCGACGACTGGGGGAGCGCGGAGCGCAAGGGCGCCTGGCGGACCTTCACGAAGACGTTCGAGCCGAAGTCCTGA
- a CDS encoding glycerol-3-phosphate dehydrogenase/oxidase: MRTATLGPAERAESLAGMADRELDILVVGAGVVGAGTALDAVTRGLSTGLVEARDWASGTSSRSSKLIHGGLRYLEMLDFALVREALKERGLLLERLAPHLVKPVPFLYPLQHKGWERLYAGSGVALYDAMSMSRGHGRGLPTHRHLTRRHALRVAPCLKKDALVGAMQYYDAQMDDARYVATLVRTAAAYGAKVANRAKVTGFLREGERVVGARVQDVEGGGEYEIRAKQIVNATGVWTDDTQAMVGERGQFHVRASKGIHLVVPKDRINSTTGLILRTEKSVLFVIPWGRHWIVGTTDTDWDLDKAHPAASSADIDYLLEHVNSVLAVPLSRDDVQGVYAGLRPLLAGESDATSKLSREHTVAHPAPGLVVVAGGKYTTYRVMAKDAVDEAVHGLDQRVADCVTEDVPLVGAEGYKAMWNARARIAARTGLHVVRVEHLLNRYGSLAEEVLDLVTADPTLGAVLQGADDYLRAEVVYAASHEGARHLDDVLTRRTRISIETFDRGTRSARECAELMATVLGWDKDQIEREVQHYEKRVEAERESQRQPDDLTADAARLGAPDIVPLN; this comes from the coding sequence GTGAGGACAGCGACACTGGGGCCGGCGGAGCGTGCCGAGTCACTTGCGGGAATGGCCGACCGGGAGCTGGACATCCTGGTCGTGGGCGCGGGGGTGGTCGGCGCGGGTACGGCACTCGACGCGGTCACCCGCGGCCTGTCCACCGGCCTGGTCGAGGCCAGGGACTGGGCGTCCGGCACATCGAGCCGGTCGAGCAAGCTGATCCACGGCGGCCTGCGCTATCTGGAGATGCTCGACTTCGCGCTCGTGCGGGAGGCGCTGAAGGAGCGCGGACTCCTCCTTGAGCGGCTCGCCCCGCACCTGGTGAAGCCGGTGCCGTTCCTCTACCCCTTGCAGCACAAGGGCTGGGAGCGGTTGTACGCGGGATCGGGCGTCGCGCTCTACGACGCCATGTCGATGTCGCGCGGACACGGCCGAGGACTGCCCACGCACCGCCACCTGACCCGACGTCACGCGCTGCGCGTCGCCCCGTGCCTGAAGAAGGACGCCCTGGTCGGGGCGATGCAGTACTACGACGCGCAGATGGACGACGCCCGCTACGTGGCGACACTGGTGCGCACAGCGGCGGCGTACGGAGCGAAGGTCGCCAACCGGGCCAAGGTCACCGGCTTCCTGCGCGAGGGCGAGCGCGTGGTCGGCGCCCGCGTGCAGGACGTGGAAGGGGGCGGGGAGTACGAGATCAGGGCCAAGCAGATCGTGAACGCCACCGGTGTGTGGACGGACGACACGCAGGCCATGGTCGGCGAGCGGGGACAGTTCCACGTCAGGGCGTCCAAGGGCATCCACCTCGTGGTGCCCAAGGACCGGATCAACTCCACGACCGGCCTGATCCTGCGGACCGAGAAGAGCGTCCTGTTCGTCATCCCGTGGGGGCGGCACTGGATCGTGGGCACGACCGACACGGACTGGGACCTCGACAAGGCGCATCCGGCCGCGTCCAGCGCCGACATCGACTACCTGCTCGAGCACGTGAACTCGGTGCTCGCGGTGCCGCTCTCGCGGGACGACGTCCAGGGGGTGTACGCGGGGCTGCGGCCGCTGCTCGCCGGGGAGTCGGACGCCACGAGCAAGCTGTCGCGCGAGCACACGGTCGCGCATCCGGCGCCCGGCCTCGTGGTCGTCGCGGGCGGCAAGTACACGACGTACCGCGTGATGGCCAAGGACGCCGTGGACGAGGCGGTGCACGGTCTGGACCAGCGCGTCGCCGACTGCGTCACGGAGGACGTCCCGCTGGTCGGCGCCGAGGGGTACAAGGCGATGTGGAACGCGCGCGCCAGGATCGCCGCGCGGACGGGTCTTCATGTGGTGCGCGTGGAGCACCTGTTGAACCGGTATGGCTCGCTGGCCGAGGAAGTCCTCGACCTGGTCACCGCCGACCCCACGCTCGGCGCGGTGCTGCAGGGAGCGGACGACTATCTGCGCGCCGAGGTGGTGTACGCGGCCTCGCACGAGGGCGCGAGGCACCTGGACGACGTGCTGACGCGGCGCACGCGCATCTCGATCGAGACCTTCGACCGGGGCACGCGCAGCGCCCGCGAGTGCGCCGAACTGATGGCGACCGTCCTGGGCTGGGACAAGGACCAGATCGAGCGGGAGGTACAGCACTACGAGAAGCGGGTGGAGGCCGAGCGGGAGTCGCAGCGGCAGCCGGACGACCTGACCGCGGACGCGGCGCGGCTCGGCGCGCCGGACATCGTGCCGCTCAACTGA
- a CDS encoding nucleotide sugar dehydrogenase, which yields MPADLAVIGLGHLGLPLAQAAVAARIATIGYDPARAADLAGGRLPCDGAEGTLTAADVRRMLSGGFRPTTNPVELGRVRTAVICAPTPAAADRSLDLTQVADAARALAARLRPHTTVILESPAYPGSTEEFLRPILEQGSGLRAGRDFHLAYSPGRLDPGNRLHGYAGTPKVIGGLTPACTESAAAFYGRLTDKVVRARGPREAETVHLLETNYRHVNMALVNEMAVLCHDLGIDLWDVIRCAETKPFGFQAFRPGPGVGGHGVPLDIPNPSRGARPLRMVELAQQVNDRMPQYVIQRSATLLNEHGKSARGARVLLLGVTYKPDLADQQGAPAQEVATRLMEMGAAVSYHDPYVPNWSILGRPVPRADSLYEAAADADLTILLQHHRTYDLQGLAVKAQLLLDTRGATPAGAAHRL from the coding sequence ATGCCCGCAGATCTCGCTGTCATCGGTCTCGGCCACCTCGGCCTGCCCCTCGCCCAGGCCGCCGTCGCCGCCCGCATCGCGACCATCGGCTACGACCCCGCCCGCGCCGCCGACCTGGCGGGCGGCAGGCTGCCCTGCGACGGCGCCGAGGGCACCCTCACCGCGGCCGACGTCCGCCGGATGCTCTCGGGGGGCTTCCGGCCGACCACCAACCCGGTCGAGCTCGGCCGGGTCCGTACCGCGGTCATCTGCGCCCCCACACCGGCGGCCGCGGACCGCTCGCTCGACCTGACCCAGGTGGCCGACGCCGCCCGCGCCCTGGCCGCGCGACTGCGCCCGCACACCACGGTGATCCTCGAGTCCCCCGCGTACCCGGGGAGCACGGAGGAATTCCTCCGTCCCATCCTCGAACAGGGATCGGGCCTGCGCGCGGGCCGCGACTTCCACCTCGCGTACTCCCCCGGCCGCCTCGACCCGGGCAACCGGCTGCACGGCTACGCGGGCACCCCCAAGGTCATCGGCGGCCTCACCCCGGCCTGCACGGAGTCGGCCGCCGCCTTCTACGGCCGCCTCACCGACAAGGTCGTACGCGCGCGTGGCCCCCGCGAGGCCGAGACCGTGCACCTCCTGGAGACCAACTACCGGCACGTGAACATGGCCCTGGTCAACGAGATGGCGGTGCTCTGCCACGACCTGGGCATCGACCTCTGGGACGTCATCCGCTGCGCGGAGACCAAGCCGTTCGGCTTCCAGGCGTTCCGCCCCGGGCCCGGCGTCGGCGGCCACGGCGTCCCCCTGGACATCCCCAACCCCTCCCGCGGCGCCCGCCCCCTGCGCATGGTCGAACTGGCCCAGCAGGTCAACGACCGCATGCCTCAGTACGTCATCCAGCGCTCGGCGACCCTGCTCAACGAACACGGCAAGTCCGCCCGCGGCGCCCGTGTCCTGCTCCTCGGCGTCACCTACAAGCCGGACCTCGCCGACCAGCAGGGCGCCCCCGCCCAGGAAGTGGCGACGCGCCTGATGGAGATGGGCGCGGCCGTCAGCTACCACGACCCTTACGTCCCGAACTGGAGCATCCTCGGCCGCCCCGTCCCGCGCGCCGACTCCCTCTACGAGGCGGCCGCCGACGCCGACCTCACGATCCTGCTCCAGCACCACCGCACGTACGACCTCCAGGGGCTCGCGGTGAAGGCCCAACTCCTCCTGGACACCAGGGGAGCGACCCCGGCGGGCGCCGCACACCGGCTGTGA